The proteins below are encoded in one region of Campylobacter rectus:
- a CDS encoding DUF4214 domain-containing protein, whose amino-acid sequence MALTQTQVSQLYVTLFGRVSEGAGNKFWQNSQDIATAATNMLATEAAKEYFGSALTSDEAFIKHIYKNTLNKTEVEDPEGINFWVKALKSGVSRGTVVAELIKAAQDPKNKGASQDLFNNKVALSDYTAGKVEGKGLKAKDLAPFKSVLNKITSNPSSVDAAKPAVDALAGISTDTSVDWHSNPEHPGKAYELTTNTDNATANVFNAPMKHNPGGTDRIMTLQSSDKLTGDYSRHDNTLNVEFGQANADEGDPTSRTPTLTNIQNINIEVTGTVNTLDLRDSNDVEKINIHRITKEAGNKFNVESIGQKLVGMRLANVAKKDIDVKFEHKKGVLSGFEDKSNVFLENVEAKSLSITSDKNTEGYENLNLISKQGVSLNKFEANQLRELTIKGSGELKIADVELNDGANPQFNKVNDGGIKTPGTRGFTKLDASGYTGSLTLDITDIVKEASDPFDSGRKLNTDIIGSKLGDTFYLRGGLGSRTNIDGGAGEDKLVLVSGSIGTGKRADGVTDSKITNIENLEMRAQSGDLSADFDRFDASLKRVLVRTEQMDTLATFTLSNISEKFSKEGVIDIEHSAGNEDKPNNYNTKIVATLKDASGKDDSLTFRVLDANNKDNSFEFEIGAAGVENITVKDDDTESNEMKLTNAADHTGKVTLTGGTAGKYFAVNSEIVAKEVDASGQKSDLRLTVRDQAANPGQTIKLGTGNDVLTFKELDGLDGKDTITDAGGNDVVRAIFSKDNALNLKGIEGVHVAALDNINLDVTNTDITKMTLMSREAVKQTDHVESLGYGVYGMNNTTFGTTDISKKTITVKKSNISELNFAGDLDNKDDDVAADDGDKDQNFNGVELLNNQSKELNVNVSSSLDRIKEGATSYTIGKITAHGVEKFNVKIKDEKDKTTTTKIDNVFGKNITHLKVTGVDKDGKEVATKGSVNLGTVSDGGSFKTMQEVDATNVGGAFTATVTSLGDNSQVKLGNGDNVFSAKGSGGNNITITAGNGKNKITGSARDNKIIAGNGGNTIHADAGNNNIKLGNGDDYVTAKDGNNVVEFGNGRDKYEGNLGTKLKNEKIVTSITKTDGAADVKFATDGENAATTTHHLIASDSETVQAVWEGDTMKNYAVNGQRALTDLTKSTDGDDHYLVGAQYNDDSTNLKETPFTNVATTTVKGGKGNDSFTITKTQTDMITVEGGEGKDQVSINTKEKMKVKISDGDSVKGSNDVIYGFKTDTVGGAKNDVLDLDTTKIKSTMANAAENIANGIQGWGIGAKGNITFYKENTFTTKTLVNAKNLDSVLKFLAEKLNGTGDTVTFGYDRDGDGKIDSTYVFQDGNKDTVVELAGVGNTATDEAAGLTTGAANGDITIA is encoded by the coding sequence ATGGCTTTAACACAGACACAAGTTTCCCAGCTTTACGTTACTCTTTTCGGTAGAGTTTCAGAAGGCGCCGGAAATAAATTTTGGCAAAACAGCCAAGATATTGCTACTGCAGCTACAAATATGCTCGCTACGGAAGCTGCGAAAGAATATTTTGGTTCCGCTTTGACTAGCGACGAGGCGTTTATTAAGCATATCTACAAAAATACGCTTAACAAAACAGAAGTAGAAGATCCTGAGGGTATCAATTTTTGGGTTAAGGCCCTAAAATCAGGTGTCTCACGCGGCACCGTAGTCGCCGAGCTCATAAAAGCCGCCCAAGATCCTAAAAACAAAGGCGCCTCTCAAGATTTGTTTAACAACAAAGTCGCTTTGTCCGACTATACCGCAGGTAAAGTTGAAGGAAAGGGTCTAAAAGCTAAAGATCTTGCTCCTTTCAAAAGCGTTCTTAACAAGATAACTTCCAATCCTAGTAGCGTCGATGCGGCTAAACCTGCGGTTGATGCATTGGCGGGCATTTCTACCGATACTAGCGTGGATTGGCACTCAAACCCTGAGCATCCGGGAAAGGCGTATGAGCTTACAACAAATACCGATAATGCTACCGCAAACGTATTTAACGCTCCTATGAAACACAATCCCGGCGGCACCGATAGGATTATGACGCTACAAAGCAGCGATAAGCTTACAGGCGATTATAGCAGACACGACAATACCCTTAACGTCGAATTCGGACAAGCCAACGCCGACGAAGGCGATCCGACCTCAAGAACTCCGACGCTTACCAACATCCAAAACATCAACATCGAAGTTACCGGAACCGTTAATACGCTTGATCTTCGCGATTCAAACGATGTGGAAAAAATCAACATCCACAGGATCACTAAAGAAGCCGGCAATAAATTTAACGTCGAGAGCATAGGTCAAAAACTAGTCGGTATGAGACTGGCTAATGTCGCTAAAAAAGACATCGACGTCAAATTTGAACACAAAAAAGGCGTATTGAGCGGCTTTGAGGACAAATCAAACGTATTTTTGGAAAATGTAGAGGCTAAGTCTCTTTCTATCACCAGCGATAAAAATACCGAAGGCTACGAGAATTTAAATTTGATCTCAAAACAAGGCGTTTCGTTGAACAAATTCGAAGCCAATCAGCTTAGAGAGCTCACTATCAAAGGAAGCGGCGAGCTAAAGATAGCCGATGTAGAGCTTAACGACGGCGCTAATCCGCAATTTAACAAGGTAAATGACGGTGGCATAAAGACGCCTGGCACTAGAGGCTTTACGAAACTTGACGCTTCAGGCTATACAGGCAGCCTAACTCTTGATATCACCGATATTGTAAAAGAAGCAAGCGATCCGTTCGACTCAGGAAGAAAACTCAATACCGATATCATCGGTTCTAAGCTTGGTGATACGTTTTATCTAAGAGGCGGTCTTGGCTCTAGAACAAATATCGACGGCGGTGCGGGCGAAGACAAACTAGTGTTGGTAAGTGGCAGCATAGGCACAGGCAAGAGAGCCGACGGCGTAACGGACTCAAAGATCACTAATATCGAAAACTTGGAGATGAGAGCTCAAAGCGGCGACTTATCTGCTGATTTTGATAGATTTGACGCAAGTTTAAAAAGAGTGCTTGTAAGAACCGAGCAAATGGATACGCTTGCCACCTTTACTTTGAGTAATATTTCCGAGAAATTTTCAAAAGAGGGCGTGATTGATATAGAGCATTCTGCCGGAAATGAAGATAAGCCAAATAACTACAATACGAAAATCGTGGCAACCCTTAAGGACGCAAGCGGTAAAGATGATAGTCTAACTTTTAGAGTCTTAGATGCAAACAATAAGGACAACAGCTTTGAATTTGAGATCGGTGCTGCGGGTGTCGAAAACATAACCGTTAAGGACGATGATACCGAGAGCAACGAGATGAAGCTTACCAACGCAGCCGATCATACCGGCAAAGTAACCCTTACCGGCGGCACTGCAGGTAAATACTTTGCAGTAAATAGCGAGATCGTCGCAAAAGAAGTCGATGCTAGCGGCCAAAAAAGCGATCTAAGACTAACCGTAAGAGATCAAGCCGCAAATCCGGGGCAAACCATCAAACTAGGAACCGGTAATGACGTCCTTACATTTAAAGAGCTTGATGGTCTTGACGGCAAAGATACGATAACCGACGCAGGCGGTAACGATGTCGTAAGAGCGATATTTAGCAAAGATAACGCTTTAAATCTTAAAGGTATCGAGGGTGTTCATGTTGCTGCTCTCGACAATATAAATCTTGATGTGACAAATACTGATATCACGAAAATGACTCTAATGTCAAGAGAAGCCGTCAAGCAAACAGACCATGTTGAGAGCCTAGGATACGGCGTTTATGGAATGAATAATACGACTTTTGGCACTACCGATATTAGTAAAAAAACTATCACTGTGAAAAAATCTAATATATCCGAGCTTAACTTTGCCGGCGACTTAGACAATAAAGACGACGACGTAGCTGCTGATGATGGCGATAAGGATCAGAACTTTAACGGTGTGGAATTGCTAAACAATCAGTCAAAAGAGTTGAACGTTAATGTCAGTTCATCTCTTGATAGGATTAAAGAAGGAGCTACATCCTACACTATCGGCAAGATTACTGCTCACGGCGTAGAGAAATTTAACGTAAAAATCAAAGACGAGAAAGATAAAACTACCACAACAAAGATCGATAACGTGTTTGGTAAAAATATCACTCATCTTAAAGTTACCGGCGTGGATAAAGACGGTAAAGAAGTAGCGACTAAAGGTAGCGTAAATCTCGGCACCGTTTCGGATGGCGGTTCGTTTAAGACTATGCAAGAAGTGGACGCTACGAATGTTGGCGGAGCCTTTACTGCTACGGTCACTTCACTGGGAGATAATTCTCAAGTAAAACTAGGTAACGGCGATAATGTCTTCTCTGCGAAAGGTTCAGGCGGTAACAATATCACGATAACTGCAGGTAACGGTAAAAACAAAATAACTGGTTCTGCTAGAGACAATAAGATAATAGCCGGTAACGGAGGCAATACGATTCATGCCGACGCCGGTAATAACAATATAAAACTAGGCAACGGTGATGACTATGTAACGGCTAAAGACGGTAATAACGTTGTTGAGTTCGGTAACGGTCGCGATAAATACGAGGGTAATCTTGGAACTAAATTAAAAAATGAGAAGATAGTAACTTCTATCACAAAGACCGACGGTGCTGCCGATGTTAAATTCGCTACAGACGGTGAAAATGCTGCAACTACAACTCATCATCTTATCGCTAGCGACAGCGAAACTGTGCAGGCCGTATGGGAAGGCGATACGATGAAGAACTATGCCGTAAATGGACAGAGAGCTTTAACCGATCTTACCAAATCTACAGATGGTGATGATCATTACCTTGTAGGCGCCCAATACAATGACGATTCTACAAATTTAAAAGAAACTCCATTTACAAACGTGGCTACAACAACAGTGAAAGGTGGTAAGGGTAACGATAGCTTTACTATCACAAAAACTCAAACCGATATGATAACAGTAGAGGGCGGCGAAGGAAAAGATCAGGTCTCTATCAATACGAAAGAGAAGATGAAGGTTAAGATTTCTGACGGCGACTCTGTTAAGGGTTCAAACGATGTAATCTACGGCTTTAAGACAGATACGGTAGGAGGCGCTAAAAACGATGTGCTCGATCTTGATACGACTAAGATAAAAAGTACTATGGCTAATGCTGCCGAGAATATCGCAAACGGTATCCAAGGTTGGGGTATAGGTGCGAAAGGCAATATTACATTCTATAAAGAGAATACATTTACGACTAAAACTCTCGTAAATGCCAAGAATCTCGATAGTGTCTTAAAATTCTTAGCCGAAAAGCTTAACGGTACCGGCGATACCGTTACTTTCGGATACGATAGAGACGGCGACGGAAAGATTGATAGTACTTATGTGTTCCAAGACGGAAACAAAGACACCGTAGTAGAACTTGCAGGCGTTGGTAATACCGCGACTGATGAAGCTGCGGGTCTAACTACTGGTGCTGCTAATGGCGATATAACTATTGCATAA
- the radA gene encoding DNA repair protein RadA encodes MAKIKTVFECQACGNQQSKWVGKCPQCGAWDSFLELNAQQVETLKEISKSSAKPSLAKQISEIEIEKVTRISTQNSELDLVLGGGVVEGSLVLIGGSPGIGKSTLLLKIASNFAAQGKKTLYVSGEESASQIKMRAQRLDAVKDGLFLLTEILLENILAEVRKNEYKILVIDSIQTLYSEKIASAPGSVSQVREITFELMRLAKNENICVFIIGHITKDGSIAGPRILEHMVDVVLYFEGDSSRELRMLRGFKNRFGSTSEVGIFEMSENGLISANDVAGKFFTRGKAASGSAITITMEGSRALSVEIQALVCESAYPKRSSTGFDKNRLDMLLALLERKLEIPLGHYDVFINVSGGVKIGETAADLAVVAAIISSFKNRPISKESVFMGELSLNGEIREIFNLDQRLKEAKTQKFKNAIVPSKPLDAQGLKCFVAGDITQVLEWM; translated from the coding sequence ATGGCGAAAATAAAAACGGTATTTGAGTGTCAAGCCTGCGGCAATCAGCAGAGCAAATGGGTCGGCAAATGCCCTCAATGCGGGGCTTGGGATAGCTTTTTAGAGCTAAACGCGCAGCAAGTCGAAACGCTAAAAGAGATATCCAAAAGCTCCGCAAAACCGAGCCTCGCAAAGCAAATCAGCGAGATCGAGATCGAAAAAGTAACGCGTATCAGCACGCAAAATAGCGAACTGGACCTGGTTCTGGGCGGCGGCGTCGTGGAGGGCTCACTGGTGCTGATCGGCGGAAGCCCCGGCATCGGTAAGAGCACTTTGCTGCTAAAAATCGCGTCAAATTTCGCCGCCCAAGGCAAAAAGACGCTCTACGTGAGCGGCGAAGAGAGCGCGAGCCAGATCAAAATGCGCGCCCAGCGCCTAGACGCGGTAAAGGACGGGCTGTTTTTACTCACGGAAATTTTACTCGAAAACATCCTCGCCGAAGTGCGCAAAAACGAGTATAAAATCCTCGTCATCGACTCGATTCAGACCCTTTACAGCGAGAAAATCGCCTCCGCGCCGGGCTCCGTATCGCAGGTGCGCGAGATCACCTTCGAGCTTATGCGACTAGCCAAAAACGAAAATATCTGCGTATTTATCATCGGACATATCACCAAGGACGGCTCGATCGCGGGGCCGCGCATCTTGGAGCATATGGTGGACGTGGTGCTTTATTTCGAGGGGGATTCCAGCCGCGAGCTGCGTATGCTGCGGGGTTTTAAAAACCGCTTCGGCTCGACTAGCGAAGTGGGGATTTTCGAGATGAGCGAAAACGGGCTAATCAGCGCCAACGACGTCGCGGGCAAATTTTTCACGCGAGGCAAGGCCGCTAGCGGCTCGGCGATCACTATCACGATGGAGGGCTCGCGCGCGCTTAGCGTCGAGATCCAGGCGCTCGTGTGCGAGAGCGCGTATCCTAAACGCAGCTCCACGGGCTTTGACAAAAACCGCCTGGATATGCTACTGGCGTTGCTTGAGCGCAAACTCGAGATCCCGCTGGGCCACTACGATGTTTTCATCAACGTGAGCGGCGGCGTCAAGATCGGCGAAACGGCGGCCGATCTAGCCGTAGTCGCGGCGATCATTTCCAGCTTTAAAAACCGTCCGATCAGCAAGGAGAGCGTATTTATGGGCGAGCTTAGCCTAAACGGCGAGATTCGCGAGATATTTAACCTCGACCAGCGCCTAAAAGAGGCCAAAACGCAGAAATTTAAAAATGCGATCGTGCCGTCTAAACCGCTTGACGCGCAGGGGCTAAAATGCTTCGTCGCCGGCGATATCACGCAGGTTTTGGAGTGGATGTGA
- a CDS encoding SapC family protein: protein MGRKAREIIGGTVLVRQNGDFCKNEGEIEIYKTKLTDTAKRYGAQIYGYFIGKASVMLYLQSEDIAKFMQVLNSSFSRERNKKREDGCIGKTERYEVTVVGDNEKDDVAKFIKQNGGTVFVKTSKNISIDKKHNINNIKKRKNMNITALHSDEHRDLRYVGGALPDTPVAKITISEMKKCAENFCIVFTNDIVPMMVVVLGRDGNATIDENFDGYVPASLKNYPFLLGNANGKRVLCIDMDSDHIRKGGEEGEILFDKEGNKSEFLDKVVSALKNYDADFRKTEAMMEEIKKAGILVDKELNLKVGEENYVLIKGFSIVSKSKLNELDDKTLAMFVRNGYMNLINIHLSSLGNFQTLASRILSK from the coding sequence GTGGGTAGAAAAGCAAGAGAGATAATCGGCGGAACGGTTTTAGTAAGACAAAACGGCGACTTTTGCAAAAACGAGGGCGAAATAGAGATATATAAGACCAAGCTTACGGACACGGCTAAGAGATACGGGGCGCAAATTTACGGCTACTTCATAGGTAAAGCAAGCGTGATGCTATATCTGCAAAGCGAAGACATAGCTAAATTTATGCAAGTGCTAAACAGCTCCTTCTCAAGAGAAAGAAATAAAAAAAGAGAGGATGGATGCATCGGCAAGACGGAGAGATACGAAGTGACGGTAGTCGGAGATAACGAAAAAGACGATGTGGCTAAATTTATAAAACAAAACGGAGGAACAGTCTTTGTAAAGACCAGCAAAAACATCAGTATAGATAAAAAACATAATATAAATAATATAAAGAAAAGGAAAAACATGAACATAACGGCCTTGCATTCGGATGAACACAGAGACCTAAGATATGTGGGCGGCGCTTTGCCTGATACGCCGGTAGCTAAGATCACAATATCGGAGATGAAAAAGTGCGCGGAAAACTTCTGCATAGTTTTTACTAACGATATAGTGCCGATGATGGTAGTCGTGCTAGGACGAGACGGCAATGCGACGATAGACGAAAATTTTGACGGATATGTGCCCGCGAGCCTAAAAAACTATCCGTTTTTACTCGGTAACGCAAACGGCAAAAGGGTGCTTTGTATCGATATGGACTCGGATCATATCCGAAAAGGCGGCGAAGAAGGCGAGATACTCTTTGATAAAGAGGGCAACAAGAGCGAATTTCTGGACAAAGTAGTATCGGCGCTAAAAAACTACGACGCGGACTTTAGAAAAACCGAAGCGATGATGGAAGAGATAAAAAAGGCGGGAATTTTAGTAGATAAGGAGCTAAATTTGAAAGTGGGCGAGGAGAACTATGTGCTGATAAAAGGCTTTTCCATAGTAAGTAAGAGCAAGTTAAACGAACTTGACGATAAGACTTTGGCGATGTTTGTTAGAAACGGATATATGAATCTAATCAACATACATTTAAGCAGTTTGGGCAACTTCCAAACTCTAGCTTCGAGGATACTTTCAAAATGA
- a CDS encoding AAA family ATPase: MLIESISIKNLLSFNNEGISLRLNKFNVLVGSNGCGKSNFIEAISLLQSAPGYLASPVKDNGGIITWLYRGETKPTAYIEVVLDIKGAKHDIPIRHHIAFNETGNKFDLQDESIEDSRSYDGSKDRPYFYYRFRHNHPLLNVKGKERKLQRVDIDPEQSILSQIKDPDQYPEITQISKEYQKIRIYREWTFGRYAMPRQPQMADMRNDYLEENYRNLGLILNKISAHPLLKKKLLEKLRALYPRFEDYGVIIEGATVQIFFNEKNYSIPATRLSDGTLRYLSLLAVLYNPYKPSLLCIEEPELGLHPDVLPIVAQTLKEVSEDVQIVVTTHSDEIIDALTDSPEDVIVCENDDGYTTMKRLDKDELKDWLERYTLGELWNKGQIGGNRF, translated from the coding sequence ATGCTAATAGAGTCCATATCGATAAAAAATCTACTTTCATTTAATAACGAAGGCATAAGCTTACGATTAAACAAATTTAATGTTTTGGTCGGTTCTAACGGATGCGGTAAATCAAATTTTATCGAAGCCATAAGTCTGCTGCAATCGGCTCCCGGTTATCTTGCTTCTCCGGTAAAAGACAACGGCGGCATTATCACGTGGCTTTATAGAGGAGAAACAAAGCCGACTGCTTATATCGAAGTCGTTTTGGATATCAAAGGAGCAAAACACGATATCCCCATAAGGCACCATATCGCTTTTAACGAGACCGGCAATAAATTTGATCTACAAGATGAGAGTATAGAGGACAGCAGGTCGTATGACGGCTCTAAAGATCGGCCGTATTTTTATTATCGATTCCGCCATAATCATCCATTGCTTAACGTAAAAGGTAAAGAAAGGAAACTCCAAAGAGTCGATATAGACCCCGAACAATCCATCTTATCCCAGATAAAAGACCCCGATCAATATCCCGAAATAACGCAGATAAGTAAGGAGTATCAAAAGATACGGATATATAGAGAGTGGACCTTCGGTAGATACGCTATGCCAAGGCAACCTCAAATGGCGGATATGAGAAATGATTATCTGGAGGAGAATTATAGAAATTTAGGACTTATATTAAACAAAATTTCAGCTCATCCTTTACTCAAAAAAAAGTTGTTGGAAAAATTGAGAGCTTTATACCCGCGGTTTGAGGACTACGGCGTCATTATAGAAGGCGCTACGGTTCAGATATTTTTTAACGAGAAAAACTACAGTATACCGGCCACTAGGCTTTCGGACGGGACATTGCGGTATCTATCCTTGCTTGCCGTCTTATATAATCCCTATAAACCTTCTTTGCTCTGCATCGAGGAGCCTGAGCTTGGGCTGCATCCTGATGTTTTACCGATTGTGGCGCAAACGTTAAAAGAAGTTTCCGAAGACGTGCAGATCGTTGTTACTACGCATTCTGACGAAATCATAGATGCACTGACGGATTCGCCCGAAGATGTGATCGTATGCGAAAACGATGACGGTTATACTACTATGAAAAGACTTGATAAAGACGAGCTTAAGGATTGGCTTGAGCGCTATACGCTAGGCGAACTCTGGAATAAAGGGCAAATAGGAGGGAATAGGTTTTGA
- the brnQ gene encoding branched-chain amino acid transport system II carrier protein, whose amino-acid sequence MKQGLSRNQFLVISLTLFAMFFGAGNFIFPPNLGREAGQNFYIAIMFFCATAVLLPVLGVAAIARAKGLQSLVRRIDPVFAVVFTALLYLTIGPLFAIPRAANMPFDIAIKPFIAAENLQIWLFFYSAAYFALNYYICMNPSKLVDLLGKYLTPLLLALILLLFGAGLFFPIGEFAAPSGEYAQHAAAKGFVEGYQTMDALASLAFGIIVINAIKGVGVKDERRLVSSTIKAGMMSGIILMSIYLMLGYLGATAADLFKDMDVKDINGAVMLSRISHHYFGGAGIAILGSAFFLACLTTTLGLISSASEYFEELTKGRIKYKIWAVAWCVVGFGVANFGLTTIIKGSIPVLVAIYPIAIMLIILSLINPLIDSSKLVYRACVYVCVVVGVVNGMDIIGVSVPLVTPFVKMMPFYDSMLGWIVPSTVTFALTYVLHLVLEKRENSF is encoded by the coding sequence ATGAAACAAGGACTTAGTAGAAATCAATTTTTGGTTATCTCGCTCACGCTTTTTGCGATGTTTTTCGGCGCGGGGAACTTTATCTTTCCGCCGAATTTAGGACGCGAAGCGGGGCAAAATTTTTACATAGCGATTATGTTTTTTTGCGCTACGGCAGTGCTTTTGCCGGTGCTTGGCGTCGCTGCGATAGCTCGCGCGAAAGGACTTCAAAGCCTGGTGCGCCGCATAGATCCGGTGTTTGCCGTGGTTTTTACCGCGCTTTTATACCTCACGATCGGGCCGCTTTTTGCGATACCTCGCGCGGCGAATATGCCCTTTGATATCGCGATTAAGCCTTTTATCGCAGCCGAAAATCTGCAAATTTGGCTATTTTTTTACTCGGCGGCGTATTTTGCGCTAAATTATTATATCTGTATGAATCCGTCAAAACTAGTAGATTTACTCGGCAAATACCTAACCCCTTTGCTTTTGGCGCTTATTTTGTTACTTTTTGGAGCGGGGTTGTTTTTCCCGATCGGCGAGTTTGCCGCGCCTAGCGGAGAGTATGCTCAGCACGCCGCAGCCAAGGGCTTCGTCGAGGGATATCAGACGATGGACGCGCTGGCGTCGCTGGCGTTTGGTATCATCGTGATAAACGCGATCAAAGGCGTCGGCGTCAAAGACGAGCGTCGCCTCGTATCCTCGACGATCAAAGCGGGTATGATGTCGGGCATCATTTTGATGAGTATTTACTTGATGTTGGGCTACTTAGGCGCGACCGCAGCGGATCTTTTTAAGGATATGGATGTAAAAGACATAAACGGAGCCGTGATGTTGTCTCGCATCAGTCATCACTATTTCGGCGGCGCCGGCATCGCGATCCTGGGCAGCGCCTTTTTCCTAGCGTGCCTCACGACGACTCTGGGGCTCATAAGCTCGGCTAGCGAATACTTCGAAGAGCTCACGAAAGGCCGCATAAAATATAAAATCTGGGCGGTAGCGTGGTGCGTAGTGGGCTTTGGCGTGGCCAATTTCGGCCTTACCACGATCATCAAGGGCTCTATCCCCGTGCTGGTGGCCATCTACCCGATCGCGATCATGCTCATCATCTTGTCCCTCATCAACCCGCTCATCGACTCGAGCAAGCTGGTCTACCGCGCCTGCGTCTATGTCTGCGTGGTCGTTGGCGTCGTAAACGGCATGGATATCATCGGCGTCTCCGTGCCGCTCGTCACGCCTTTTGTCAAGATGATGCCGTTTTACGACTCGATGTTAGGCTGGATCGTGCCTAGTACCGTGACCTTTGCGCTCACCTATGTACTGCATCTCGTACTCGAAAAAAGGGAAAATAGTTTTTAA
- a CDS encoding acyltransferase family protein has protein sequence MFGYIRFILAYFVLLSHVGVGLAGKNIGVFAVVIFYILAGLVTSKVFIKIAPQNAQISYFVKDRFLRIYPAFLFAFVLTALFFCATSYLQPHFSAKNLLANALIVPLNYFFWLDVSVIDAPAGLNFLIPPAWSLGAELQAYALLVLAIKFRRLGYALALGSLGVYAAANLGFIDSDIYGYRLVCGVFFMFYTGFLIYQKQHSKLAVFYSAMTALACYLFYSRNFGVFSVETALGYLFGAAIVYIVAWFIEPKLKEQSGFKFELFTLFSRKSTRIDAASDPSQTSVIKGETQASLNAINRAQTPLDKMQNEARLLFDTAKNKAQRLTDAARETEQAQTTAQIKSASKKANLRAKFNDIAGSLSYSLFISHFLFIWISRFLFGSVNLAFITAASVVFGLVNFYLIERKINKIRFKKHF, from the coding sequence ATGTTTGGTTATATCAGATTTATTTTAGCGTATTTCGTGCTGCTATCGCACGTTGGTGTCGGGCTGGCGGGCAAAAATATCGGCGTTTTTGCCGTCGTGATATTTTACATCCTAGCAGGGCTCGTCACCTCAAAGGTCTTTATCAAAATCGCTCCGCAAAACGCGCAGATAAGCTACTTTGTGAAGGATAGATTTTTGCGTATTTATCCTGCATTTTTATTTGCATTCGTGCTCACGGCGCTGTTTTTTTGCGCGACCTCTTATTTGCAGCCGCATTTTAGCGCGAAAAATCTGCTCGCAAACGCGCTCATCGTGCCGCTAAACTACTTTTTTTGGCTCGATGTCTCCGTCATTGACGCACCCGCAGGGCTAAATTTCCTCATACCGCCCGCATGGTCGCTGGGAGCCGAGCTTCAGGCCTACGCCCTGCTCGTGCTTGCGATCAAATTTAGACGGCTGGGCTATGCGCTAGCCCTTGGCTCGCTGGGCGTTTATGCGGCTGCGAATTTGGGCTTTATAGACTCCGACATTTACGGCTATAGGCTCGTTTGCGGCGTATTTTTTATGTTTTATACGGGATTTTTGATTTATCAAAAGCAACATAGCAAGCTCGCCGTTTTTTACTCGGCGATGACGGCGCTGGCGTGTTATCTTTTTTACTCGCGAAATTTCGGCGTTTTTAGCGTGGAGACGGCGCTCGGCTATCTTTTTGGCGCGGCGATCGTCTATATCGTGGCTTGGTTTATAGAGCCGAAACTAAAAGAGCAAAGCGGATTTAAATTTGAGCTTTTTACGCTTTTTAGCCGAAAATCTACACGGATAGATGCTGCGTCCGACCCCTCGCAGACAAGCGTGATAAAGGGCGAAACGCAAGCCTCATTAAACGCGATAAATCGCGCCCAAACGCCTTTAGATAAAATGCAAAACGAGGCGCGACTACTCTTTGATACAGCGAAAAACAAGGCGCAAAGACTCACGGACGCGGCTCGCGAAACGGAGCAAGCGCAAACGACAGCGCAGATCAAATCGGCAAGTAAAAAAGCAAATTTAAGAGCGAAATTTAACGACATCGCAGGCTCGCTCTCGTATTCGCTTTTTATCAGCCACTTTCTTTTTATCTGGATTAGCAGGTTTTTATTTGGAAGCGTAAATTTAGCCTTTATCACGGCTGCTTCGGTCGTCTTCGGACTGGTAAATTTTTATCTCATCGAGAGAAAAATAAATAAAATAAGGTTTAAAAAGCATTTTTAA
- a CDS encoding DUF4276 family protein: MKTTIYIEGGRKRQLNIELRAGFRQLFEKMRIKPSKIVACGTRGEAFKDFCLGLKTKSENESVILLIDSEGLITVDSKVEHIRQNDKWSGIKDMMEDKIFFMVVMMESWFLSDTQALKNFFGSKFDETKLPKQSDFERIDKDALNEGLRKSTQKTTKGSYDKGKHSFKILALLDGDKVAKHGKYAREFFDYLKNNC; encoded by the coding sequence TTGAAAACAACGATTTATATAGAAGGCGGTCGCAAAAGACAGCTAAATATAGAGCTTAGAGCCGGCTTTAGGCAACTGTTTGAAAAAATGAGAATAAAGCCCTCTAAAATCGTTGCTTGCGGAACGAGAGGCGAAGCGTTTAAGGATTTTTGTTTGGGGTTGAAAACAAAAAGCGAAAATGAAAGTGTCATCTTGCTTATAGACAGCGAAGGGTTGATAACGGTAGATTCAAAGGTAGAACACATACGACAAAACGATAAATGGAGCGGCATAAAAGATATGATGGAGGATAAGATATTTTTTATGGTTGTTATGATGGAGTCGTGGTTTTTGTCCGATACCCAAGCGCTTAAAAATTTCTTTGGAAGCAAATTTGATGAAACGAAACTCCCTAAACAGAGTGATTTTGAGCGGATAGACAAAGATGCGCTAAACGAGGGATTGAGAAAATCTACGCAAAAAACGACAAAGGGCTCATATGATAAAGGGAAACATTCTTTTAAGATACTTGCTTTGTTGGACGGCGATAAGGTAGCTAAGCATGGTAAATATGCACGGGAATTTTTTGATTATCTAAAAAATAATTGCTAA